Proteins from one Triticum aestivum cultivar Chinese Spring chromosome 7A, IWGSC CS RefSeq v2.1, whole genome shotgun sequence genomic window:
- the LOC123149531 gene encoding protein MIS12 homolog produces MEGDDETSAVEAVLGLSPQIFINEVLNMVDDIRFQAFEYCLQEGAPAAVSTATATNQAEELKRGVNAICNLVTDVLNKRMSNWEMYCLRKCLTVPEGFVAPEDDNSSATVLHKDGNSDSELDAELNFLRKKLADANTESEELRRESTSLERQATYKSNLNSSITEVLKLYEDKSVKENIQGIVKAIPKLHQKMKVMRRKKVEVEAMVGQNVWNVDCLRDQKRLALGR; encoded by the exons ATGGAAGGGGACGACGAGACCTCGGCGGTGGAGGCAGTGCTGGGGCTGAGCCCTCAGATCTTCATCAACGAGGTCCTCAACATGGTTGACGACATCCGCTTCCAGGCCTTCGAGTACTGCCTCCA GGAAGGTGCCCCTGCGGCCGTCAGCACCGCCACGGCGACCAATCAGGCTGAGGAGCTAAAACGG GGAGTAAATGCAATTTGCAACTTGGTAACGGATGTATTGAACAAAAGAATGAGCAATTGGGAGATGTATTGCCTTCGGAAATGTTTAACTGTACCTGAAGGATTTGTGGCACCTGAAGAT GATAATTCTTCTGCAACGGTGTTGCATAAAGATGGGAATTCTGATTCGGAACTGGATGCAGAActtaattttttgagaaaaaaactGGCAGAC GCTAACACGGAATCTGAAGAACTTAGAAGAGAAAGTACTTCCTTGGAAAGGCAAGCTACATACAAAAGTAACCTTAATTCCTCTATAACTGAAGTACTGAAGTTGTATGAAGACAAATCTGTTAAGGAGAATATTCAAG GTATTGTGAAGGCAATACCGAAGTTGCACCAGAAAATGAAGGTTATGAGAAGGAAAAAGGTTGAGGTTGAGGCCATGGTGGGTCAAAATGTTTGGAACGTCGATTGTCTTAGAGACCAGAAGCGTTTAGCACTGGGTAGGTAA